A segment of the Balaenoptera musculus isolate JJ_BM4_2016_0621 chromosome 9, mBalMus1.pri.v3, whole genome shotgun sequence genome:
aactaagcccgtgcaccacaactgctgagcctgcgctctagagctcatgagccacaactactgagcccgtgtgccacaactactgaagcccacgcgcctagagcccatgcttcgcagcaagagaagccaccacaatgagaagcctgcacacgacaatgaagagtagccccctctcgccacaactagagaaagcctacgtgcagcaatgaagacccaagacagccaaaaataaatataaataattaattttaaaaaaaattttaatatgcaaaaaaaaaaagtaaaaggatggaaaaagatgtaccAGTTAAACACTAAGCACTAATATCAAAGTATTcttcagaacaaggaatattaccagagaaaaagaaagtcaattCCTCATgttaaaagggtcaattcatcaagaagacttaacaatttaaaatagaGCTTCaagatacataaagcaaataatgCCAACTGAAAGACAAAGTTGGCAAATTGGCACATCCATAATTATAGTTGAAGATTTCAACATTCCTCTTTCAGTAATGAAATAACAAGCACACAGAAAATCAACAGGAACAGAGAAGTTGCCAAAGACAATACCAACCAGCTTGACATAagtgacattaaaaaaacacaataccCCACAACTATAGACTACACAACTGTATATGGAACgttcaccaagacagaccatgTGCTGGGCCATAAAAACATTTGTTCAGCAGTGGGCCCTCCAGTACTGGTACACGTCTCCTGGAACCTTGGAGGCATTCCTCAGCCTGGCACTCCTTGAACCAAGTAAACCGttcagaatggaaaaagatgaaaGACTGCTCTGAAGATCATTGGCATCAGTGTCTTTCCTAATGATAGTGTATCAAATCCAAATATTCAGAAGACATGTTTTGAGAAACCAAATGATGTCTAAGAAATACTGACATTCAAAAATGTTCCTTGATTCACTTAAAGTACATAAAGAGATAGGGTCTGAGTACTTGTAGTCAAGGTATTTCTggtacacattttttaaaaaagcactttctATCTGCTTCACATATTGGAAATATTATGTATGTGCTTTCCAATCTTATGAAGTGAAAAGCTGCTTTAACCATTGTTAGATAATACTAAATGAGAGATGAGggagacaaaataatttttttttcaaatattgttatAGGTGTTCATGATGTGCTGAGCAATGAAAGACCTTCTGGTTATATGCAGGAGCACAAGCAATTAAATGGCTGGTCATCAGATGAAAATGACTGGAATGAAAAACTCTATCCAGTGTGGAAGAGGGGAGACTCGAGGTGGAAAAACTCTTGGAAAGGTAAATCAAAAGACTCAACCAAAACaactggaatttctttttttttttaatttcaagtgtacaacatagcgattcaatttttttaactgaagtatagttgatttacaatgttgtgttaatttctgcttacagcaaagtgattctgatagatatatatatatgtatatgttcatatatatatatatatgaagacacacattcttttttttaatattcttttccattatgatttatctcaggatattgaatatagttctatagttccctgtgctatacagtaggaccttgttgtttatccattctatacataacagtttgcatctgccgaccccaaactcccagtccgtccctcccccacctctcctcccccttggcaataacaagtctgttctctgtgtctgtgagtctgtttctgtttcgtagataggttcgtgtcatattttaaattccacatataagtgctatcgtatgatatttgtctttctctttctgacttacttcacttagtatgataatctctaggtccatccatgttgctgcaaatggcattatttcattcttttttatggctgagtagtaatctattgtatatatgtaccacatcttctttatccatgcatctgttgatggacatttaggttgttccatgtgttggctactgtgaacagtgctgctgtgaacacaggggttcatgtatctttttgaattataattgtCTGgctatattcccaggagtgggattgttgggtcatgtgggaattctatttttagttttttgaggaacttccatactgttttccatagtaactgtaccaatttacattcccactaacagtgcaagagggttcctttttctccacaccctctccaacatttattatttgtggactttttgttgatggccattctgactggtgtgagttgatacctcattgtagttttgatttccatttctctaataattagcaatattgagcatcttttcatgttcctattggccatctgtatgtcttctctggagaaacgtctatttaggtcttctgcccattttccgattgggttgtttgatttttttttttttttcacacacacatactgtattttatttttacaagagataaatagactgacaccaagcattgtacatggatgaccacaacaaaagcaacaatgattgcaattaccaaacctgaaacacactcatactatgtcataatattgacattcagtccagtaatcctccacaggttgtttgatttttgttgtggagttgcataagctgtttgtatattttggaaattaatcccttgtcagtcacattgtttgcaaatattttctcccattccgcaGGTTGTCTTCtaatttatggtttcctttgctgtgcaaaagcttgtaagtttgattaggtcccatctgCCAAACAGCTGTAATTTCTTATTTCAGTTAGCCTTGTAGATTGTAGACTCTGAGATCACAGGGATCCTGGTGCTTCCATGAATGACAGTACTCTAGTTACCAAGTGGGAGGCACCTGGATTTGGCAATCTGTCCTTTATCTCAACAATATCACTTTCTAAATTCctctcccccaccacacacacagtaAAATCGCCTTAGAAATTTACAGTTGGTGCCTCTTGGAAGATTTTGAAGAGCAAACAGGTTTGGCCTCAAACTTAAGTAACTGATGTGGGAATGGTCATCTTCAGACGTTCTGAGACTCCAGGGCACTTTGGCCATCTCAAAAGTGTGGTTTGTCAGAAAGTTAATATCTTTCTGTTCATATCAAAAACCAATGAATCCTTCAGTCATtggttttgaaattaaaaattgcaaACCTTTAATACCTGTCTCCTCAAtccaattaaataaatttttaattattttaagtaaatgttCTTTCTGTGGTTAGAGAATTCTTCAATTGGTCTGACTTTTTAAGTTTGTCTTCTGGAATGTTGTACTCTGACAGCAAAAGTTAAGAATCCTGCAAATAGTTTGTAAAGAGGCATAAGGATCCTCTGGTTCTTATTTGTAGATTTaactttacttttatttgtttatcagtGAAAGGGAAAACAGGTGTTTGATTGAGCTCCACTTTTCTATGCCCTAGGAGGCCGTGTGCAGGCGCTTCTGACCAGTGATGCACCAGCACTGGTGGGCTCAACTATAACATTCGCAGTGAACCTGGTATTCTCCAGATGCCAACAGGAAGATGCCAGTGGCAACATAGTCTATGAGAACAACTGCAGAAATGGTAAGGAATGTTAGTCACATCACAGGAACACGCTAGTTCTCCTAACTACTGGAGACCCTCCTCATAAACCTTAATGCTCACAGGTACTTCTGTAAATGCAAGATGCTGCAGTTGTCCCTTGTCACCGCCTCCTCAAGTTGGATGACAGGGGATGTGAATATGTCCCTCCATCAACATCAGCCAAACCCATTTCGGCCAACTGGTGTCTCTCCGCTACTTGAAACTCTCCTCAAATCTACATTGTCAggcttggccttttttttttggctgccctttgctgcatgtgggatcttagttccccgaccaggcattgaacccatgccccatccccctgcattgggagctcggagtcttaaccactggaccgccagggaagtccctaggcttGGCCTTTTCTTAGTGTCCAGTTGATTGGACAGAGAATACCTTGTTGATTCTCAGATTTTGGTTTTattacttggaattcttctgGCTACTCAAAGAATAGTCAATTTGACAGATCTTTGTTAATCAGATAGGTTTCTGCTCACAAGAATTCCTTAAGCTGTGTGCCTAGCACAAATGCTAAGATGTGCctattttggttttgctttgctcTTAGTTAAAGCAGATAAGCTCTTTGCCCATGTTAAAGAGCACAAATGATTACAAATACATCAAGGGGGACTATCTTGTTAGAACTGTACAACCGTAACAACTCAGGTAATTACTGAGATTCCTCAGTCAGTAACAAGGCTAATAAGTGCAGGTATGATCTGATTTTATTACTTAGAACTTCTATGAAACAGTCGatgtgtttatttcttattaattCATCATCTTcctatgaagaaaacaataaattttgtGTAGAAAGAGTTTGATAATTAATAAGTGTTGTTTATAATCGTctgtagcatttttctttctttctaaaaaagtTAATTCTTATGAATGTTTCAAATGACAATCTAGCCCTCTGAGCACTTTTATATGAAAGAGTCCTTGTGACTTATGAAAagttatataaagtatatatcaCCACTAGAAGAAACTAGAATTTTTGAAGAAATGACTAATTCCAGTTGTAGGACAGGGAAAGTACCACGTGAACCAGGGACATCTTGTTGTGCCAGAAAACAAGGGAGTAATGGGGACATGTCACAGGGACACAGAAGGCAGCTTGAGGGGCTCCTACTGGCCATGTTTGGGacaatttaagaataaaaaaaataatggctgtagTAGATTGATAAATAAAAAGGCTCTTCATAAATGTCAGTGACATAAAAAAAACAAGAGGGTGAGGGGATTGTTCTAGATGAAAAGATATTGATCATGACTTGTTTAGAATGGAAAACTGATGTTTtccaaaacatacagaaaagtagaaagcaGGTACTTAGAGATTCaacaaatttaacatttttttcctgtttcagtctatctatctatctacctatctaggtatctatcatctatctatctatatttctatgtatatttctttttttttctgaatcatttgaagaaacaaaatagCCAAATGTATGATGTGACCCTTGACTAGACTGTGGTAGGCGTGGTGATGACGTGGTTAGgtaggagaatgtccttattCTTCGGAGATGTGTGCTGAAGTCTCTAGGAGAGGAGAGTCATGATGTCAAATGAGTCAGGGAAAAAAAGCTACAGACAGAGAGAGTGTATCAAAGTAAAAAGATACAGCATCCCTCAGTTTGGTTTGAATATTCTTGTGATTTGGAGACCCAATATGAAGATAAACATATTAAGTGATAGCTCTAAATTTCCTGAAAAATTGCTTTATATAAAACTCATTGAGgccttccgtggtggcacagtggttaagaatctgcctgtgaaggcaggggacacaggttcgtgccctggtccgggaagatcccacatgctgcggagcaactaaggccgtccgccacaactacggagcctgcacgccacaggTACTGAAGACCATGCACCTAgcgcccatgctccgcaacaaaagaagccatggcaatgagaagcccgcgcaccacaacaagagtggcctccactcaccgcaactagagaaagcccgtgtgcagcaatgaagacccaaggcagccaaaaataaataaataaaataaatttattaaaaaaaaaaaaactcattgaaACATAACATGTAGGCAGAAAAATGCACAGGTTGTAAAGGTACCATTAGATGAATTCTGAATATTAGGGTTTTAGTTGCCCAACCATATTTAAACGAgttatgaaaaaatatgaaaatgtgttGAATTCAATGAAGAGCATTGAGCGTTCTGAGTCAGTCATGgcgtgttcctttctctctttagaTACTGGTCCATCTCCTGACCCGTATGTTTACAACTGGACGGCATGGACAGAGGACAGTGACTGGGGAAATGGCACCAGACACGGCCATCACGGGAAGCCTTTCCCGCACCCCCCGAAATGGAATTTCGTCTATGTGTTCCACACACTGGGTTGGACTTTGACAAACCCCCTTAGCTTCTTCTTTACCTTtccttcaaattttaaattttttctctttccgtATTCTATAACTGAGAATTACAACACTGGGAGTTTAGCAACAGTTACTCTTTTAACTTTCCTTAGCTGGAGTGGAGGGTGAGGGATAAAAGTTAAATCCGGGTTAGCCTTGCCATATCTCCAGGACATCAaataattaaaaggagaaaaagacaggttcagctttctttttttaaaacaaagctactcagggacttccctggtggtccagtgactaagCCTCCGCGCTaacaatgcagggggcccgggttcgatccctggtcagggaactacgatcccacatgccgcaactaagagttcgcatgccgcaagtaaaaatcccgtgtgccgcaacaaagatcctgcacacagcaacaaagattccgagtgctgcaactaagacccagcacagccagataaaaaaataaatattttaaaacgaAGCTACTCAATTTTTTTCCGTCTAAAAcagtaatatgaaaaataatatttatttatttgaaccgCACACGGATGGGCATTTGTtgatttattgtttaatttttttaatgtttttaaaagaattttaagaatttaactTATGCTCTTTGTAGGAAATTTGGAACATGCAGaaacacacaaatgaaaaatcaGTCATCATAATTCATACCAGAGATTATCATTGTTAACATGATGGTGTTTTCTCTactagtatttctttctttcttttttcttagtattttttgattaagatcataaaatatatacattttgatCAGTATCATGAGCATTGGCTAAAATTcttgcacagcttgtgggatcttagttccctgaccaggtatcaaacccaggccccagcagtgaaagcaccgagtcctaaccactggaccgcatgGGAGTTCTCTAAacttttttatatatgttattttaatgaCCGCATAATATTCTATtgagtaaaagtaaaataatctaACTACTCTTCTTCTTTGACATAGCCtaccctctttttatttttttttaaccacaaatgGTATCCACTTTGCTTTACTATTagtgaagtgattttttttttttaaggaggactAAATTTAGGTTATTATTAGCAAAGCTGCTAAATTCTTAGTTAAAAATCTTACCAGGTGCCACCTGGCTCTGAGTATTTCAAATCTGCTACCAATCATGCAGACTCcaaatttctaaatgtttggtcTGTCTTCATGAATTACAAACAGCTTCTCTTTCTTCaattaacttatttataaatcaaaataacatattaataataCATGGTCCAGTTGAACAGAGtacaaaatatataacaaacGCTATGCTTGTCTATTTAAATCAGCTGATTTAAAGCCGACTTTTTTCAGTCCCTTCATGGCCCTGTCAGTGAATTCCCCAAGTGTCATGATTTCTTTGACCTGACAGTTTGCATGGAGTCACTTAGGCTCACTAACACTCCAGATTCTGTTTCGCCTAGTTAACGTCCATTAACTTAACTAGTTAAGATGTCTTTATTTAACATCAGTTTCCAGCCCAGAAACCGCTGTTTTCCTAACAAGACGGTTTTGAATTTCCATCTTCTGCTGAGGTCTCAGAGTTAACTAATATTTTTCCTCAGCTAAGCGCTGCCTCTGTGCTCGGTGCCAGAACTAACATTTCCTCACGTATCACTAATTCCAAGAGACACCTCTTCCCCCTATAACCTCTAACAGAACTGCCTCTGCATTTCAAGGTAAAGGGGGATCGCAAGCCTTTCCTGACACTTTGTTATTTTTTGGGCTGCAACTCGCGCCGTGTGAGaccttacttccccgaccagggattgaacccgtggcccctacagtggaagcacagagtcttaaccactggaccgccagggaaggccTCCCTTTCCTGACACCTCTGACCATGTGATGAACATGGTCTTTAAACATCCCCATCTCACAAGCATCCATCTTACAATACTTGTTGTTTCAATGACACACCTGTGCCAGGTGCCTCAAAAGGATTAGAAAAATCCTTGAGCCCTGAAGGAGAGGAATTACTTTCACTAGCTAGCCAGTGGCAGTTAGATTTAGGTTagagtgggagaaagaaaaagaaggactcAAGGGCCCTAGAAATGTTAATGGAACTACTCCGTTCCTTTTTATACCCACCATaccctgtttctttttcattacttactgcatttttatatacaaatactaCTAGAAGGTAGAGGATTCTAGttccctaaaagaaaaaaaaaagttgcttaaCAATATAGCTGAACTACTAATATTGTTACAAAAATAAGGTAgatttttggatatatttttaactCCCTTGGACACCTACATTAAAGGTATTTTCTGTGGGAAACATATGTATTTCAAGTGCCAGATCACTTccttctaaaaattatttatttgtaaactAAGGACTAATGGCATTATCCCACTAAAcagctcttttcattttaatcaacTATATACAATTACATTTGTTTGTGAGATTGTTTTGTAaggttttatataaaaatgagcaCTGCCTTCTTTTCTGAAGGAGCCAGGACTGCATTCCCATCctgtttttcctttcccagaaCTATCTCTAAATTGCAGTTGTTATGCTTTAAGAAACATCAACTTTCTATAATGATCATATAATGTGGCCAATAACTAAACATTTCCATCCTCTCAAAGGTCAGTATTTCCGGAAACTGGGACAGTGTTCAGTGAGAGTTTCTATAAACACAGCCAATGTGACTCTTGGCCCTCAAATCATGGAAGTAACTGTCTATAGAAGACAGCGACGGGCATACGTTCCCATAGCAAAAGTGAAAGATGTGTATGTGGTAACAGGTGAGTGGAATGATCTCTAAATTAACTGAGCATGAGGCATTTAGTTCTGGTGATGTTAGTGGGTTAGAAAGAATTAGAGCCGAGTATTCTGGGTTAGGTTAAATGTCATCTGGACTCCTTCTCAACcttatatatttaataacatattcCATCTATGTTTTCCAGAATAACCTGGGAAAACTCTAGGAAACTTgtataagaaaagggaaaatgatgcTGAATTATccctaattttaatttctaaactaAAAACAAAGTCATCCACTTAAAGTCAAGCAATGGtgactttctttcttccttttctttctttcttttttttttgatatatctTTTAGATCAGATTCCTGTATTTGTGACTATGTCCCAGAAGAACAATCGAAATTCATCTGATGAAACCTTCCTCAAGGACCTCCCCATTACGTTTGATGTCCTGATTCATGATCCCAGCCACTTCCTCAATGAGTCTGCCATTTTCTACAAGTGGAACTTTGGGGATAATACTGGTCTGTTTGTTTCCAACAATCACACTTTGAACCACACCTATGTTCTCAATGGAACCTTCAGCCTCAACCTCACTGTGCAAGCTACAGTGCCTGGACCTTGTCCTTCACCTTCACCCAGACCTCCAAAAACCACCCCTTCTTTGGGTAAGCGTTTTCCAGGTCATTTTTGTTGTCAGGGTTCCTTAACAGctagaaaaaaattcatgtgggTTGTATAATTAGATCCTTAGTTAAAGAGATTGTGTAAAGACTCTACAATGATTCCATTTTCTACCTGTTGATTTCCTTTAGCTACTTGATCACTATTTTTAGTTGTTAGAGTatggaagaaaggagaatgtGTTTAAAGTCACTTGGTGACTCGTATACAGCTCCTTGACCTTCCTAATTCTCACTGGCCCTTGTTACGTGTACGGATGCTTTCCCCCTTCTAGCCTGTCACATTTCTGTttgcctgcctttttttttttagttaagaaACATTGACCCCTTGTAAACATTCAGGCCATCCCActgtccttcctccccctcccacatttccttcccatttccaTTCTCCTCCCCACCATGCCCACATCCACCCCACGTCCCATGAAAACTCAGCCACCCTTAAATGTAGCTTACAGATAGGCTCGAAAAAGAATGCACCTTGAGAATAGTTCTTGGCTGGCAGGCTGGAAAGATTCCAGACACTAAAATTATTCTAGATATAAGGCATGATTACTTAAATCCCACCTTCTAATAATAGTATATGAGGTCATTCAAGAAGTTCCTAAGAGTTTACTTTGTGAAGCATTAGCTTCCATCTGATTCTACACCCTACCCCACACCATTACCATCCTTCCCCCCCCTCAGCCATGAGTACATTTTACCATCCCGGCATCCCGGGGATGGTAATAGACTGACATCCTCTCACTGGACACTAGAGGGCACCATCACCAAGTCCGGACAGAACACTCGATGATGATGTCCAGACTTGTTGCAATTGGTTTTTTTACCCAAACCTGTtagatataaataataaactgtTATTAATAAGCgtgttattaataaaaaatatcttgctaAGTCAAGCATATCTAAAGCAAGACACTATAAGTTATTACCGATTTTGCTTAATTCTTTCttggaatgttttaaattataaaattaatgcatgtcccttaataaaaattcaaatacagaaatttcaaataaaagtgAAAGTTCCTCTTCATGCTCTCCTCCCGAGAGTTAAACCCTGTTAAGGGTTGGTAGTGTTTCTTTCCAGatctttttctgtatatttacaaacatattctataaatacatataggatttgtggttttgatttttaggTAGATGGGTTCATGAAATATGTATTCCACAGTTtaccttttttcatttaacaaacatcatAGACATCTTCCCATTATCAGTACATGTAAGTCTAACTCACTTTATTCAgtggcttatttatttaaccattctcttACTGGTAGATGATTCAGTTAATCCTAATACCAGTTGTAAATATAACTGCATTGAACAACTCGAAACATATAGCTTTGTTCTGGTATTTCTGT
Coding sequences within it:
- the GPNMB gene encoding transmembrane glycoprotein NMB isoform X1, producing the protein MECLYCCLGFLLLAARLPLDAAKRVHDVLSNERPSGYMQEHKQLNGWSSDENDWNEKLYPVWKRGDSRWKNSWKGGRVQALLTSDAPALVGSTITFAVNLVFSRCQQEDASGNIVYENNCRNDTGPSPDPYVYNWTAWTEDSDWGNGTRHGHHGKPFPHPPKWNFVYVFHTLGQYFRKLGQCSVRVSINTANVTLGPQIMEVTVYRRQRRAYVPIAKVKDVYVVTDQIPVFVTMSQKNNRNSSDETFLKDLPITFDVLIHDPSHFLNESAIFYKWNFGDNTGLFVSNNHTLNHTYVLNGTFSLNLTVQATVPGPCPSPSPRPPKTTPSLDSPVPAGDNALEPREIPDKNCYINRYGYFKATITIVEGILEVNIIQVTAVLMPVPQPDNPLVDFVVTCQGSIPTEVCTVVSDPTCQVTQNTICNPVDMDLGDMCLLTVRRAFGGSGTYCMNLTLGDDASLALTSTLVSIPGRDPASLLRMANGTLVFVGCMAIFVTVIALLVYKKHKEYKPIENSTGIVVRGKGLNVFLNCAKTFFPGYQEKDPLLKNQPGIL
- the GPNMB gene encoding transmembrane glycoprotein NMB isoform X2; protein product: MQEHKQLNGWSSDENDWNEKLYPVWKRGDSRWKNSWKGGRVQALLTSDAPALVGSTITFAVNLVFSRCQQEDASGNIVYENNCRNDTGPSPDPYVYNWTAWTEDSDWGNGTRHGHHGKPFPHPPKWNFVYVFHTLGQYFRKLGQCSVRVSINTANVTLGPQIMEVTVYRRQRRAYVPIAKVKDVYVVTDQIPVFVTMSQKNNRNSSDETFLKDLPITFDVLIHDPSHFLNESAIFYKWNFGDNTGLFVSNNHTLNHTYVLNGTFSLNLTVQATVPGPCPSPSPRPPKTTPSLDSPVPAGDNALEPREIPDKNCYINRYGYFKATITIVEGILEVNIIQVTAVLMPVPQPDNPLVDFVVTCQGSIPTEVCTVVSDPTCQVTQNTICNPVDMDLGDMCLLTVRRAFGGSGTYCMNLTLGDDASLALTSTLVSIPGRDPASLLRMANGTLVFVGCMAIFVTVIALLVYKKHKEYKPIENSTGIVVRGKGLNVFLNCAKTFFPGYQEKDPLLKNQPGIL